In a genomic window of Arcticibacter tournemirensis:
- a CDS encoding AAA family ATPase, which produces MESKRIVRHIDRLLLDPNNYRFIDRPEYKVVPDNELADTRVQMRTLNFLLGKNNDNISDLLSSFKTNGFLDIDQIQVKPVGDNFLVLEGNRRTATLKYLYEEFKKGNDVGKLTESDFKSVNVVNIENEDPVQHLVTMGLHHISGKKRWSAVNEAQLIDDLLHKYNRSENDICESLGIKKYTLRRSMRSLGLIQQYKQSDYGDQFQSDMYSIFEAVVGNSTMKRWIDWDDSRYIAVNSRNIDRFFSWISETEDSDWNDEGRERPMTREPIITQYRQVKEVATFVFDEKALSRMEESRSINEGYIFSDSVGEVKLRNSIDNLKSFAQVAYNFKDLINETDIEELDRVRTKIADLLPASRDMISLNERRAPIYFSEIFEHFTKIHLGVYRRLRDITITNVKRVNIFAGGNNKGKTSVLEAIYLLSQLNDIVSLLELERFRGKFLSSFHSKWIEKNFVSDIDIGGIFNSINTSLHVRKEATDENIERTGYLNTLVSEVEVDGENLSSYIHLFSNKEPQLHYSRTNTLCTAAFTSPYRYNESLLHAAHKTAVDNKYFEDVIAFINEYLDPDIEKIDLVNDDGENRFRVSSKRLDKAADLTTYGEGLQRIFEIALLLGYCRNGILCVDELDSALHKSLLVSFTEFLQRTAAEFNVQVFISTHSKECIDAFVENSYPDDDLTAYSLTEEDGRIVCRFLAGTKLKQLVESINLDIR; this is translated from the coding sequence ATGGAAAGCAAAAGAATTGTAAGACATATAGATAGGCTATTGCTTGACCCTAACAACTATAGGTTCATCGATAGGCCAGAATATAAGGTGGTCCCGGATAACGAGTTAGCCGATACGCGAGTACAAATGCGTACCCTAAATTTTCTACTCGGTAAAAATAACGACAATATTAGCGATTTGTTAAGCAGCTTCAAGACAAACGGATTCTTGGACATTGATCAAATACAGGTAAAGCCAGTTGGAGATAATTTTTTAGTTCTGGAAGGTAATAGACGTACTGCTACCCTAAAATATTTATACGAAGAATTTAAAAAGGGCAACGATGTTGGTAAGCTAACCGAAAGCGATTTTAAAAGTGTTAATGTTGTCAATATCGAAAACGAAGATCCAGTCCAGCACCTCGTGACAATGGGCTTGCACCATATTAGTGGCAAGAAACGGTGGAGCGCAGTAAACGAAGCACAACTTATTGACGATCTCTTACATAAATACAATAGGTCGGAAAACGATATTTGTGAATCGTTGGGTATAAAAAAGTATACGCTGAGGCGCAGCATGCGGTCTCTGGGCTTGATTCAGCAATACAAGCAAAGCGATTACGGCGATCAGTTTCAATCTGATATGTATTCGATTTTTGAAGCTGTAGTTGGCAATTCAACTATGAAGCGGTGGATCGATTGGGACGACAGCCGATACATCGCCGTTAACAGTCGAAACATAGATCGTTTCTTCTCCTGGATTTCTGAAACTGAAGATAGTGATTGGAATGATGAAGGCCGAGAGCGCCCTATGACAAGGGAGCCAATAATAACACAATATAGGCAAGTTAAAGAGGTTGCAACATTCGTATTTGATGAAAAAGCACTTTCAAGAATGGAAGAAAGCCGAAGTATCAACGAAGGGTACATTTTTAGCGATTCGGTTGGTGAAGTCAAGTTGAGAAATTCTATTGATAATCTAAAAAGCTTTGCCCAAGTTGCTTATAATTTTAAAGATCTAATAAACGAGACGGACATTGAGGAATTAGATAGAGTACGCACAAAAATTGCGGACCTTTTGCCGGCCAGCCGAGACATGATCAGCCTAAATGAAAGGCGTGCCCCAATCTATTTCAGTGAAATATTTGAGCATTTTACTAAAATTCATTTGGGTGTTTACAGGAGATTACGGGATATTACAATTACAAATGTAAAACGGGTTAACATTTTTGCGGGTGGAAATAATAAGGGAAAAACATCTGTCCTTGAGGCAATTTATTTATTGTCACAGCTAAATGATATTGTTTCACTTTTGGAGTTGGAAAGATTTAGAGGTAAATTTCTATCTAGTTTTCATAGCAAATGGATCGAAAAAAACTTTGTTAGCGATATAGACATAGGTGGAATATTTAATTCAATCAATACCAGTCTTCATGTTAGGAAAGAAGCTACAGACGAAAATATTGAACGTACTGGTTATTTAAATACGTTAGTTTCCGAGGTAGAAGTTGATGGAGAAAACCTTTCAAGTTATATTCACCTCTTTTCGAATAAGGAGCCACAGTTACACTACAGTCGCACCAATACTCTTTGTACCGCAGCGTTTACAAGTCCTTATCGCTATAATGAATCGCTCTTGCATGCAGCGCACAAAACGGCAGTTGATAATAAGTACTTCGAAGATGTAATAGCATTCATTAACGAATATCTAGACCCAGATATTGAAAAGATTGATTTAGTCAACGATGATGGGGAAAACAGATTTCGTGTATCATCCAAAAGACTTGATAAAGCAGCGGATTTAACAACCTACGGTGAGGGGCTCCAACGAATTTTCGAGATTGCACTGTTATTAGGTTATTGCCGTAACGGAATACTTTGTGTTGATGAACTAGATTCAGCATTACACAAAAGTCTTCTTGTGAGTTTCACAGAATTTCTTCAACGCACCGCCGCTGAATTTAACGTCCAGGTATTTATTTCAACTCATAGCAAAGAATGTATTGACGCATTTGTGGAGAATAGCTATCCTGATGATGATTTAACTGCCTATTCTCTAACTGAAGAAGACGGTAGAATAGTTTGCCGTTTTCTTGCAGGTACAAAATTAAAACAACTGGTGGAATCAATTAATCTCGATATCAGATAA
- a CDS encoding DUF3226 domain-containing protein has translation MAKQIITVLCEGPHDVAFICRILKSIGYKSNESIKIGEYPKPFDALLTREATKTDVEQLNLTELRRNLLPSNVLLRGETHVFLYSLGGDGKVQIRQRILTELRSLVVEDGEIIADRNNDAVLSLVYLFDADQLGVAGRLAQINNEIKSALPSEVTTDLFANNGTHAKVSKMKLGAFIFTDDGNITGKLEDILVPLMKIDNEPSFDAAAAYLVQHHDDARLYPLKLTIEGTAITEARSVRQGDKEKFDQKKSLIGTVGQLQRSGKSNVVCISDSDYLSLEKLANNHKCVEIASFFESFTNV, from the coding sequence ATGGCAAAGCAAATTATTACAGTGCTTTGCGAGGGACCCCATGATGTTGCATTTATTTGTCGCATCCTGAAATCCATAGGATATAAAAGCAACGAAAGCATTAAGATCGGAGAATATCCAAAGCCGTTTGATGCGTTATTAACTCGGGAAGCTACAAAAACAGATGTTGAACAACTTAACTTAACTGAATTGAGGCGAAATTTATTGCCCTCAAACGTATTACTTCGAGGTGAAACTCATGTGTTTTTATATTCCCTGGGTGGTGATGGAAAAGTACAAATCAGGCAACGTATTTTAACTGAGCTTAGAAGTCTTGTTGTTGAAGATGGTGAAATAATTGCCGATCGAAATAATGATGCGGTTTTGTCATTAGTCTATTTATTTGATGCCGATCAGCTAGGTGTTGCCGGCCGGTTAGCCCAAATTAATAACGAAATAAAATCGGCGCTACCATCTGAAGTTACCACCGATCTATTTGCAAATAATGGGACTCATGCGAAAGTTTCAAAAATGAAACTAGGCGCCTTCATCTTTACTGACGATGGAAATATAACCGGAAAATTGGAAGATATTTTAGTCCCTTTAATGAAGATTGACAACGAGCCGTCATTCGATGCTGCCGCTGCTTATCTCGTACAACATCATGATGATGCGCGGCTATATCCGTTAAAGTTGACTATAGAGGGAACTGCAATTACTGAAGCTCGGAGCGTACGGCAAGGAGACAAAGAGAAATTTGATCAAAAGAAATCTTTAATTGGGACAGTTGGGCAATTACAGCGATCTGGTAAATCAAATGTGGTTTGTATTAGTGATAGTGATTACTTATCCCTTGAGAAGTTAGCAAACAACCATAAATGTGTTGAAATAGCTTCTTTTTTCGAAAGTTTTACGAATGTTTAA